In Paenibacillus segetis, the genomic window GTCAGACATTTATAAGGAATATCCATTTGATGTATCAAAGGTAACCTTCTTTAACGTTGATGAATTAACCAATTTGGAAAGAGAGTACTCAGGAAGTTGCTATACCATGATTTACGATCAGTTAGTCAAGCATCTGGGTATTTCCGAAGACAACTTTATCATGCCACCAACATTATCAGATGATTTTGATAGAGAAGCACTGATTTTTGAAGAGAAACTAGCTAGTCGTGGGGGAGCAGATTTACAGATGCTCGGAATCGGAATGAATGGGCATATCGGTATTAATCAGCCTGGCACCCCGTTCGAAAGCGAGACTTGGGTATCCCCGATGGATCCTGACTTTGAAGCCCGCGTTCGTCGGGAAACGAATGTACCAGACAGCTTGGAGTTAGGCGGACTAACACGCGGAATTAAAAATATAATGCATACTCGTAAAATCGTCTTGGTTGCCAAAGGTGCACACAAAGCGAAGATTATCGGACAAGCATTACTTGGACCTGTTACGACGGACATCCCAGCTTCCATCATTCAACTTCATCCGAATTGTGAAGTGCTTATGGATGCCGAAGCAGCAGCTTACGTCAAGCACATGGTGCCAGACTTGGAAGATATCTCATGAGGTCCTTATCCGTCGCGCTAGGATTGTATTCTGTCTATCGGGAACTGCAGGCCAATATTGAGCAAACCCTTGCTCGTGTAAAGGAGCTTGGATACGAAGGTGTTGAGTTCTACGGTAAGTTTGAACATGCTCCAGAAGTGATTCGAACGCTTTTGGAGCGAAATGGCCTTGTGAATTGTGGATGGCATACCGAGTGGGCGTTATTGCAACCGGATACACTGACAGCTACGGTTGAATACCACAAGCTTGCGGGTACCCGAAATGTGATCATTCCGGCACTCGGTGGTCCTTGGGAAATTGCCCATACCCGTGAAGAGGACAGTCCGGAGGTTTGGATACAACACGCACAAAAGATGAACGAAATCAGTGATCAATTACAACAACATGGAATGAGGCTCGGGTATCACACGCATGCACACGAATTCGAGATTCAATATACGGATGGAACCACGCCGTGGGATCTGTTGTGCAAACATCTGAACCATGATGTCATCCTTGAACTTGATACGGGTAACTGCTTGGAAGCGGGTGTCGATCCTGAGCGAGTGCTTGCAGCCATTCCAGGGCGGCCACTGCTTGTGCATGGTAAACCATATTCTCACCGCTCGGGATTGGAGAGCTATATCGGCGCGGAAGATGATGATAATCATTGGCCGGAAATTTTGCAGCAATGTCAGATTGCTGGAACGGAGTGGCTCATTGTAGAACATGAGTCTGAGGCAGCATTTCCGGGATTCAAAGGCGCGGAACGCTCCTTGTATGGTATCCAGGCGGTACTGGAGGGTCAATCGCGAGATGTATACGACAAATAAGCGCATAGGCATTCATCACGTTTGCTTGAAAACCTGCGACTTGGCTCGAACTGTCGCTTTTTATATTGAAGGTCTGGGAGCTAGGTTCGTGGTCGAGTGGGGGACGGATGAAGGGAACGACCATGCAGTATTGGTTGATTTGGGTGACGGAGATTTTATAGAAATTTTCCAATCTAATGAATCTTTCTCTGCGGGTAAATGGCAACACGTGGCCGTTCGGACAGACGATATTGAGTCCTCATTAGTTAAGGCAGAAGCGGCAGGAGGAATTCGTAAGGGGCAACCACTGGATGCTGATATTCCGGCTCATTCTGGGGAAATCGTACGGATGCGCTTTTGTTTTCTAGAGGCTCCGTGCGGAGAGATGATTGAATTTATACAAGATCGGTAATGTGCCGGTAATCAAGGAGGATTTGTTCCCTAATGACTAGAGATCAATTGAAGAACATGAGTATAGAGCAAAAAGTCGGTCAATTGTTCATGTGTGGGTTTGATGATACGAAGCCCAATGATTCAATTCTACACCTGATTAACGAATACCATATCGGCGGCGTCAATTATTTCCGTCGTAATGCCAAATCACCAGAACAAGTAGCTGCTTTATCCGCAGAGCTTCAGCAGGTATCTGATATTCCGCTTCTTATTTCTATCGACCAAGAAGGTGGTATGGTAGCGGGAATTGAAACAGGCGTAACGCTCATGCCAGGTAATATGGCGATCGGCGCGACAAGAGATGTTGAAGCGGCTCATACAGCAGCGTTCATTGCAGGAAGAGAACTGCGGGCCATGGGCATCAATATGGACTTTGCCCCTTGCCTTGATGTTAACAATAACCCGGATAATCCCGTCATCGGCGTTCGCTCCTACGGAGAGAGTCCGAATCTAGTTGCTACCATGGGCTGCGCTGCTATCAAAGGGTATCAAGAAGCTGGTGTTACTGCCACAGTGAAACACTTTCCGGGACATGGGGATACGAATGCTGATTCTCATCATGAGCTACCCCTTGTAGGTCATGATCGTAAACGCTTGCACGAAATAGAATTAGTACCATTTAAACACGCTATTGCGTCTGGAGTAGATGCGTTGATGACGGCACACGTTATCTTTCCCGCTTATGAAGATCAAGATATTCCGGCGACATTATCACATAAGATTCTGACCGGTCTCCTACGGTCGGAGTTAGGATTCGAAGGAGTCATCACGACGGATTGTTTAGAGATGAATGCCATCTCAAAGGGTGTAGGTGTTGGTCTTGGGGCTGTCATGGCTATCGAGGCAGGAGCCGATCTAGTACTGATCAGCCACCAAATCTCCCTTCAAACAGAAGGTATCGAGGCAGTCCTTACTGCTGTCCGCAGCGGAAGAATTAGTGAAGCCCGAATCGATGAGTCGGTGGAACGCTTACTTAAATTGAAAGAGAAAAATGGATTGTTTGAGCGCGACATGTCTAGCAATACATCCATCATTGCGATGGAAGAGTCGTTAGCATTCGCTAGATCGCTAAGCGAAGCCAGCATTACACTGGTGAAAAACGAGGGCAAGTTCCCATTAACTCCTGATGCTAAAACGTATATCGTATGGCCGAATATGCGTCCGGTTTCTGAAACTGCCGAGCCTGAAGGTCAAGAAGTAACACTGGGCAAAATTCTGACAAGTCGGGTGGCTCAGCTCAAAGAACAGGTTATTAGTGTGAACCCAAGTGAAGAAGAAATAGCGAATGTGATATCCGAAAGCTTGGATTACGAGCAGATAGTTATTGCTACCTATAACGCTAGTTTCTCAGCTGGGCAGCAGCGACTGGTACAGGAACTGGCTGAAAGAGAAGATACCTCTCTAATTGTTGCTTCTCTTCGCATCCCATACGATTTAACAGCTTTTCCAAAGGTGAAAACCTATTTGGCCTGCTATGAGAATAAACCGCTCTCGATTCAATCCTTAGCCAAAGCTCTCATGGGAGACATTCCGGCAAGAGGTAAGCTTCCAGTTACCGTAGGATCTTATGGGACCGAATGAGTGAATGACTTTTTTACACCTTATGCTCTTTGTACACCAAAACTAGAAGTTAAGAAAATACTTGGAGGATGCCAAATGGATGGAGAAACAGCAATCCCAGGAATAGAGGCTAATCGACCCGACAGGAAATTAAAGATGAAGAAATTCACAAGAAAGCTAATCAGTCAGCGGTATTTGCAAATGATGGTGCTACTTGGAGTAGCTTGGATGATCGTATTCAACTATATCCCACTGTACGGAATCATCATTGCGTTCAAGGATTTTAACATCATTAAATCGATCTCTGAAGCACCTTGGGTGGGATTAAAGCACTTCAAGGCATTCCTGACCGACGAAAACCTGCTTTATGTCCTTAAAAATACACTGGGTATGAGCTTTTTTAAGCTCATTATAGGTTTTCCGCTACCAATATTGTTCGCACTCTTTCTGAACGAGCTACGAAATGTACGTTTCAAACGATTTGTACAAACCATATCCTATTTACCCCACTTTCTTTCGTGGGTCATTTTAGGTGGGATACTGACAACATGGCTCGCCGATGTCGGAATCATTAACAATATACTCATGGCCTTACATTGGATCGACGAACCGATTAGTTACTTGGCAGAACCATCCTATTTCTGGGGCATCGTCGTTACCTCAGATATTTGGAAAGAACTTGGATGGTCCGCGATTATTTATTTGGCTGCCATTTCTAGCGTTTCACCTGAGTTGTATGAGGCGGCCACCATTGATGGGGCAGGTCGTTTCCAACAAATGTTCCGGGTTACGCTACCAATGATTAAGGGGACTGTTTCAATATTGTTCATTTTGGCAGTTAGCGGTATTTTGAACTCCAATTTCGACCAAGTATTCATTTTGCGAAACCAGCTTAATGAAACCGCAAGTAATGTTATCGACACATATGTGTATCAAACGGGGATTACCCAAGGCCGTTATTCTTATTCAACAGCAGTT contains:
- a CDS encoding 6-phosphogluconolactonase, with translation MKITIMPDEQKFDITAAWRIIAQIMQKPDSVIGLSTGQTTGGMHRIVSDIYKEYPFDVSKVTFFNVDELTNLEREYSGSCYTMIYDQLVKHLGISEDNFIMPPTLSDDFDREALIFEEKLASRGGADLQMLGIGMNGHIGINQPGTPFESETWVSPMDPDFEARVRRETNVPDSLELGGLTRGIKNIMHTRKIVLVAKGAHKAKIIGQALLGPVTTDIPASIIQLHPNCEVLMDAEAAAYVKHMVPDLEDIS
- a CDS encoding sugar phosphate isomerase/epimerase family protein, with translation MRSLSVALGLYSVYRELQANIEQTLARVKELGYEGVEFYGKFEHAPEVIRTLLERNGLVNCGWHTEWALLQPDTLTATVEYHKLAGTRNVIIPALGGPWEIAHTREEDSPEVWIQHAQKMNEISDQLQQHGMRLGYHTHAHEFEIQYTDGTTPWDLLCKHLNHDVILELDTGNCLEAGVDPERVLAAIPGRPLLVHGKPYSHRSGLESYIGAEDDDNHWPEILQQCQIAGTEWLIVEHESEAAFPGFKGAERSLYGIQAVLEGQSRDVYDK
- a CDS encoding VOC family protein — protein: MYTTNKRIGIHHVCLKTCDLARTVAFYIEGLGARFVVEWGTDEGNDHAVLVDLGDGDFIEIFQSNESFSAGKWQHVAVRTDDIESSLVKAEAAGGIRKGQPLDADIPAHSGEIVRMRFCFLEAPCGEMIEFIQDR
- the nagZ gene encoding beta-N-acetylhexosaminidase; translation: MTRDQLKNMSIEQKVGQLFMCGFDDTKPNDSILHLINEYHIGGVNYFRRNAKSPEQVAALSAELQQVSDIPLLISIDQEGGMVAGIETGVTLMPGNMAIGATRDVEAAHTAAFIAGRELRAMGINMDFAPCLDVNNNPDNPVIGVRSYGESPNLVATMGCAAIKGYQEAGVTATVKHFPGHGDTNADSHHELPLVGHDRKRLHEIELVPFKHAIASGVDALMTAHVIFPAYEDQDIPATLSHKILTGLLRSELGFEGVITTDCLEMNAISKGVGVGLGAVMAIEAGADLVLISHQISLQTEGIEAVLTAVRSGRISEARIDESVERLLKLKEKNGLFERDMSSNTSIIAMEESLAFARSLSEASITLVKNEGKFPLTPDAKTYIVWPNMRPVSETAEPEGQEVTLGKILTSRVAQLKEQVISVNPSEEEIANVISESLDYEQIVIATYNASFSAGQQRLVQELAEREDTSLIVASLRIPYDLTAFPKVKTYLACYENKPLSIQSLAKALMGDIPARGKLPVTVGSYGTE
- a CDS encoding ABC transporter permease — protein: MKKFTRKLISQRYLQMMVLLGVAWMIVFNYIPLYGIIIAFKDFNIIKSISEAPWVGLKHFKAFLTDENLLYVLKNTLGMSFFKLIIGFPLPILFALFLNELRNVRFKRFVQTISYLPHFLSWVILGGILTTWLADVGIINNILMALHWIDEPISYLAEPSYFWGIVVTSDIWKELGWSAIIYLAAISSVSPELYEAATIDGAGRFQQMFRVTLPMIKGTVSILFILAVSGILNSNFDQVFILRNQLNETASNVIDTYVYQTGITQGRYSYSTAVGLFKSIIAFILLLCANFVTKKLNDTSLF